A DNA window from Amycolatopsis sp. DSM 110486 contains the following coding sequences:
- the rpsD gene encoding 30S ribosomal protein S4 — MARYTGPATRISRRLKVDLIGGDQAFERRPYPPGQHGRGRIKESEYLLQSQEKQKARYTYGVLERQFVRYYKEAVRRPGKTGENLLQILESRLDNVIYRAGIARTRRQARQLVSHGHFLVNGVKVNVPSFQVSKWDIIDVRPKSFTMLPLVVAKESFGERPIPAWLQVVQSNLRVLVHQLPERAQIDVPVQEQLIVELYSK; from the coding sequence ATGGCTCGTTACACCGGCCCCGCGACGCGTATTTCGCGTCGCCTCAAGGTTGACCTCATCGGCGGCGACCAGGCTTTCGAGCGTCGCCCCTACCCGCCGGGCCAGCACGGCCGCGGGCGCATCAAGGAGTCCGAGTACCTCCTGCAGTCGCAGGAGAAGCAGAAGGCTCGCTACACCTACGGCGTTCTCGAGCGCCAGTTCGTCCGGTACTACAAGGAAGCCGTCCGGCGTCCCGGTAAGACCGGTGAGAACCTGCTGCAGATCCTCGAGTCCCGGCTGGACAACGTGATCTACCGCGCCGGCATCGCCCGCACGCGCCGCCAGGCGCGCCAGCTGGTGAGCCACGGCCACTTCCTGGTCAACGGCGTGAAGGTCAACGTCCCGTCCTTCCAGGTCTCCAAGTGGGACATCATCGACGTGCGGCCGAAGTCGTTCACGATGCTGCCCCTCGTGGTGGCGAAGGAGTCCTTCGGCGAGCGCCCCATTCCGGCGTGGCTGCAGGTCGTCCAGTCCAACCTCCGCGTGCTGGTCCACCAGCTGCCGGAGCGTGCGCAGATCGACGTTCCGGTTCAGGAACAGCTGATCGTCGAGCTCTACTCCAAGTAA
- a CDS encoding adenylate kinase — protein MTRVVLVGPPGAGKGTQAVALSEQLRVPHISTGDLFRAHVGQETPLGQEAKRYLDSGELVPDSVTNEMVRERLAEPDAKAGFLLDGFPRNTKQAEVLGEMLKESDCALESVIQLQVPEDVVVSRLMARGRADDTEEVIRRRQQIYWSETAPLLEYYADILVAVDGVGDVQEISDRVLKALRDRT, from the coding sequence GTGACGCGTGTGGTTCTCGTCGGCCCGCCCGGCGCGGGTAAAGGTACGCAGGCGGTGGCCCTGTCGGAGCAGCTGCGGGTTCCGCACATCTCGACGGGTGACCTGTTCCGCGCACACGTCGGTCAGGAGACGCCGCTCGGCCAGGAGGCCAAGCGCTACCTCGACTCGGGTGAGCTCGTCCCCGACTCGGTGACCAACGAGATGGTCCGCGAGCGGCTCGCCGAGCCCGACGCGAAGGCCGGCTTCCTGCTCGACGGTTTCCCCCGCAACACGAAGCAGGCCGAGGTCCTCGGCGAGATGCTGAAGGAATCCGACTGCGCGCTCGAGTCCGTGATCCAGCTGCAGGTGCCTGAAGACGTCGTCGTGTCCCGGCTGATGGCCCGCGGCCGCGCCGACGACACCGAAGAGGTCATCCGCCGCCGTCAGCAGATCTACTGGTCAGAGACCGCTCCGCTGCTGGAGTACTACGCCGACATCCTGGTGGCTGTCGACGGCGTGGGCGACGTGCAGGAGATCTCGGACCGCGTGCTGAAAGCGCTGCGCGACCGCACGTGA
- the map gene encoding type I methionyl aminopeptidase: MIEVKTPGELQAMRAAGLVVARTLSAVRERAQVGVSTAELDELAEQTIRDAGAVPSFKGYHGFPASICASVNEQIVHGIPSSRQVLGDGDLISVDCGAILDGWHGDSAVTLAIGAVSEKDLALSAATEKSMWAGIEAVRAGGRLTDISFAVQTAAEKAGRDNGVEYGMILEYGGHGIGRQMHMDPFLPNVGKPGKGPRLKVGMALAIEPMLTGGGGETVELEDGWTVVTADGSRASHWEHTVAITEDGPWVLTAPEED, translated from the coding sequence ATGATCGAGGTCAAGACGCCGGGCGAGCTGCAGGCGATGCGGGCGGCCGGGCTGGTCGTCGCGAGGACGCTGTCCGCCGTGCGCGAGCGTGCGCAGGTCGGTGTCAGCACTGCCGAGCTCGACGAGCTGGCCGAGCAGACGATCCGCGACGCGGGGGCCGTGCCGTCCTTCAAGGGTTACCACGGTTTCCCCGCGTCGATCTGCGCGTCGGTGAACGAGCAGATCGTCCACGGCATCCCGTCGAGCCGGCAGGTGCTGGGCGACGGTGACCTGATCTCGGTCGACTGCGGCGCCATCCTCGACGGCTGGCACGGCGACTCCGCCGTGACGCTCGCGATCGGCGCCGTCAGCGAGAAGGACCTCGCGCTGTCCGCCGCCACGGAGAAGTCCATGTGGGCCGGCATCGAGGCCGTGCGCGCGGGCGGGCGGCTCACCGACATCTCGTTCGCCGTGCAGACCGCGGCCGAGAAGGCCGGCCGCGACAACGGCGTCGAGTACGGGATGATCCTCGAGTACGGCGGCCACGGCATTGGCCGCCAGATGCACATGGACCCGTTCCTGCCCAACGTCGGCAAGCCCGGCAAGGGCCCGCGGCTCAAGGTCGGCATGGCGCTCGCGATCGAGCCCATGCTCACCGGGGGCGGCGGCGAGACCGTGGAGCTCGAGGACGGCTGGACCGTGGTCACGGCCGACGGCTCCCGCGCGTCGCACTGGGAGCACACCGTCGCCATCACCGAGGACGGTCCCTGGGTGCTCACCGCGCCCGAAGAGGACTGA
- the infA gene encoding translation initiation factor IF-1, with translation MAKKDGAIEVEGRVVEPLPNAMFRVELENGHKVLAHISGKMRQHYIRILPEDRVVVELSPYDLSRGRIVYRYK, from the coding sequence ATGGCTAAGAAAGACGGGGCCATCGAGGTCGAAGGCCGCGTGGTCGAGCCGCTCCCCAACGCGATGTTCCGCGTCGAGTTGGAGAACGGCCACAAAGTTCTTGCCCACATCAGCGGCAAGATGCGGCAGCACTACATCCGCATCCTGCCCGAGGACAGGGTCGTCGTGGAGCTTTCGCCCTACGACTTGTCTCGTGGTCGCATCGTCTACCGCTACAAGTGA
- a CDS encoding DNA-directed RNA polymerase subunit alpha: protein MLISQRPALGEETVNETRSRFTIEPLEPGFGYTLGNSLRRTLLSSIPGAAVTSIRIDGVLHEFTTVPGVKEDVTDIILNLKELVVSSEEDEPVTMYLRKQGPGEVTAADIVPPAGVTVHNPDLHIAALNGKGKLEIELVVERGRGYVPALQNKQAGAEIGRIPVDSIYSPVLKVTYKVEATRVEQRTDFDKLILDVETKPSITPRDAVASAGKTLVELFGLARELNVDAEGIEIGPSPQEADTIAAYAMPIEDLDLTVRSYNCLKREGIHTVGELVSRSEADLLDIRNFGAKSIDEVKLKLVGLGLALKDSPPGFDPTAAAASYDGEGWSGSVAGIGGGISDEGHDDGQDYAETEQL, encoded by the coding sequence ATGCTGATTTCCCAGCGGCCGGCTCTCGGCGAAGAGACGGTCAACGAGACCCGCTCCCGGTTCACCATCGAACCGCTGGAGCCCGGCTTCGGCTACACGCTCGGCAACTCGCTGCGGCGCACGCTGCTGTCGTCCATTCCGGGCGCGGCCGTGACGAGCATCCGCATCGACGGCGTGCTGCACGAATTCACCACCGTTCCCGGGGTGAAGGAAGACGTCACCGACATCATCCTGAACCTCAAGGAGCTCGTGGTGTCCTCGGAAGAGGACGAGCCGGTCACCATGTACCTGCGCAAGCAGGGCCCCGGTGAGGTCACGGCTGCCGACATCGTGCCCCCGGCCGGCGTCACCGTGCACAACCCGGACCTTCACATCGCGGCGCTGAACGGCAAGGGCAAGCTCGAGATCGAGCTCGTCGTCGAGCGCGGCCGCGGTTACGTTCCGGCCCTGCAGAACAAGCAGGCCGGCGCCGAGATCGGCCGTATCCCGGTCGACTCGATCTACTCGCCGGTGCTGAAGGTGACGTACAAGGTCGAGGCCACTCGTGTCGAGCAGCGCACCGACTTCGACAAGCTGATCCTGGACGTCGAGACCAAGCCGTCGATCACGCCGCGCGACGCGGTCGCGTCGGCGGGCAAGACGCTGGTGGAGCTGTTCGGTCTCGCTCGCGAGCTGAACGTCGACGCCGAAGGCATCGAGATCGGCCCGTCGCCGCAGGAAGCGGACACCATCGCCGCCTACGCGATGCCGATCGAGGACCTGGACCTCACCGTCCGGTCGTACAACTGCCTCAAGCGCGAAGGCATCCACACGGTGGGCGAGCTCGTCTCGCGCAGCGAGGCGGACCTGCTCGACATCCGCAACTTCGGTGCGAAGTCGATCGACGAGGTCAAGCTGAAGCTGGTCGGTCTCGGCCTGGCGCTCAAGGACAGCCCGCCCGGGTTCGACCCGACCGCGGCTGCCGCCAGCTACGACGGTGAGGGCTGGTCGGGAAGCGTCGCCGGCATCGGCGGCGGGATTTCGGACGAGGGCCACGACGATGGCCAGGACTACGCAGAGACGGAGCAGCTGTAA
- the rplQ gene encoding 50S ribosomal protein L17, with product MPTPTKGARLGGSSAHERLILANLASQLFEHGKITTTEAKARRVRPLAEKLITKAKRGDLHNRRQVQKVVRDKDVVHKLFAEIGPHFAERAGGYTRITKTMPRKGDNAAMAVIELVAEKTVTSEAERARNTKFAKDEKPAEAAVVEETTSEEAVAEAPAEETTEAAASEEASAESDSDEAADDADAKKD from the coding sequence ATGCCCACCCCTACCAAGGGAGCCCGGCTCGGCGGCTCGTCCGCGCACGAGCGGCTGATCCTGGCCAACCTGGCCTCGCAGCTGTTCGAGCACGGCAAGATCACCACGACCGAGGCGAAGGCCCGCCGGGTGCGCCCGCTGGCCGAGAAGCTGATCACCAAGGCGAAGCGGGGCGACCTGCACAACCGTCGCCAGGTGCAGAAGGTCGTGCGTGACAAGGACGTCGTGCACAAGCTCTTCGCCGAGATCGGTCCGCACTTCGCGGAGCGCGCCGGCGGTTACACCCGCATCACCAAGACGATGCCGCGCAAGGGCGACAACGCCGCCATGGCCGTCATCGAACTGGTCGCGGAGAAGACCGTGACGTCGGAAGCCGAGCGGGCTCGCAACACGAAGTTCGCGAAGGACGAGAAGCCGGCCGAGGCTGCCGTGGTCGAAGAGACCACGTCGGAAGAAGCCGTCGCCGAGGCTCCGGCCGAGGAGACCACCGAGGCCGCGGCTTCGGAAGAGGCTTCGGCCGAGTCGGACTCGGACGAGGCCGCTGACGACGCGGACGCCAAGAAGGACTGA
- the secY gene encoding preprotein translocase subunit SecY encodes MLSAFRSALATPDLRKKILFTLAIVAVYRIGAAIPAPGISFSAVQACSSQADQQGVYQLLNLFSGGALLQLSLFSTGIMPYITASIIIQLLTVVIPRFEELKKEGQAGQNKLTQYTRYLTIALAILQATGVVALADRGTLFQGCQQQIIPDNSVYSLALIVCTMTAGTAVMMWLGELITERGVGNGMSVLIFLNIAARIPTEGANIMSNGGAVALVMICVFGLVIIASVIFVEQGQRRIPVQYAKRMIGRRMYGGTSTYLPIKVNQAGVIPVIFASSLLYLPQLLSQLIGDPNSNSGWQSFIQNYLVNQSSWVHILAYFALIIFFTYFYITITFNVDERADEMKKFGGFIPGIRPGRPTAEYLSYVLGRITLPGSLYLGIIAILPNFFLSLTGSGNNQNFPFGGTAVLIMVGVGLDTVKQIESQLMQRNYEGFLK; translated from the coding sequence GTGCTCAGCGCCTTCCGCTCGGCTCTCGCGACGCCGGATCTACGCAAGAAGATCCTGTTCACGCTAGCCATCGTCGCGGTCTACCGGATCGGTGCCGCCATCCCGGCCCCGGGGATCTCGTTCTCCGCCGTGCAGGCCTGTAGCTCTCAGGCCGACCAGCAGGGCGTCTACCAGCTGCTGAACCTGTTCAGCGGTGGTGCGCTGCTCCAGCTGTCGCTGTTCTCGACCGGCATCATGCCGTACATCACGGCGAGCATCATCATCCAGCTGCTGACCGTGGTGATCCCGCGGTTCGAGGAGCTGAAGAAGGAAGGCCAGGCCGGCCAGAACAAGCTCACGCAGTACACCCGGTACCTCACGATCGCCCTGGCGATCCTGCAGGCCACCGGCGTTGTCGCGCTGGCCGACCGCGGCACCCTCTTCCAGGGCTGCCAGCAGCAGATCATCCCGGACAACAGCGTCTACTCGCTGGCGCTGATCGTCTGCACCATGACCGCGGGCACCGCCGTCATGATGTGGCTGGGCGAGCTCATCACCGAGCGCGGCGTCGGCAACGGCATGTCGGTCCTGATCTTCCTGAACATCGCGGCCCGCATCCCCACCGAGGGCGCCAACATCATGAGCAACGGCGGCGCGGTCGCCCTGGTCATGATCTGCGTGTTCGGTTTGGTGATCATCGCGAGCGTCATCTTCGTGGAGCAGGGGCAGCGCCGGATCCCGGTGCAGTACGCCAAGCGCATGATCGGCCGCCGGATGTACGGCGGCACGTCGACCTACCTGCCGATCAAGGTGAACCAGGCCGGTGTCATCCCGGTCATCTTCGCGTCGTCGCTGCTGTACCTGCCGCAGCTGCTCAGCCAGCTCATCGGCGACCCGAACAGCAACTCCGGCTGGCAGTCCTTCATCCAGAACTACCTGGTCAACCAGAGCAGCTGGGTGCACATCCTCGCGTACTTCGCGTTGATCATCTTCTTCACTTACTTCTACATCACGATCACGTTCAACGTCGACGAGCGTGCGGACGAGATGAAGAAGTTCGGTGGGTTCATCCCGGGTATCCGCCCGGGCCGCCCCACTGCCGAATACCTGAGCTACGTCCTCGGCCGCATCACGCTGCCGGGCTCGCTGTACCTGGGCATCATCGCGATCCTCCCGAACTTCTTCCTGTCCCTCACCGGCAGCGGGAACAACCAGAACTTCCCGTTCGGTGGCACGGCTGTGCTGATCATGGTGGGTGTCGGTCTCGACACCGTGAAGCAGATCGAAAGCCAGCTGATGCAGCGCAACTACGAAGGGTTCTTGAAGTGA
- the rpsM gene encoding 30S ribosomal protein S13: MARLAGVDLPREKRLEIALTYIYGIGRTRSKQMIAAAELNADTRVKDLSDDDLIKLREYIDENFKVEGDLRREVNADIRRKIEIGTYQGLRWRRGLPVRGQRTKTNARTRKGPKKTVAGKKKAGKK; encoded by the coding sequence ATGGCACGACTCGCTGGCGTAGACCTCCCCCGCGAAAAGCGGTTGGAGATCGCGCTGACCTACATCTACGGCATCGGCCGTACACGCTCGAAGCAGATGATCGCCGCCGCCGAGCTGAACGCGGACACCCGCGTGAAGGACCTCAGCGACGACGACCTCATCAAGCTGCGCGAGTACATCGACGAGAACTTCAAGGTCGAGGGTGACCTTCGCCGTGAGGTGAACGCCGACATCCGTCGCAAGATCGAGATCGGCACCTACCAGGGCCTGCGCTGGCGTCGTGGTCTGCCCGTCCGCGGTCAGCGGACCAAGACCAACGCCCGCACCCGCAAGGGTCCGAAGAAGACGGTCGCCGGCAAGAAGAAGGCTGGCAAGAAGTGA
- a CDS encoding alpha/beta fold hydrolase: protein MATFVLVPGAWHGSWTFESVTPLLERAGHTVHALTLTGLRPDDDDTTVASANLDTHADDVVSLLDRARITDATLVGHSYGGMVISAAADRAGGRVSRLVHLDAYVPRDGESCWSLTTEAYRQSFVAGAADTGHTVRPPFRAPHGGDPRRRPHPLASLVQTIRLTGVVDRVPRRDFVYCSGWEDGTPFAGLRARLQADPGWRVRDLPTAHNAMREAPGVVAELLI from the coding sequence ATGGCGACGTTCGTCCTCGTGCCCGGTGCGTGGCACGGTTCCTGGACGTTCGAGTCGGTCACCCCGCTGCTGGAGCGTGCCGGTCACACCGTCCACGCGCTGACCCTGACGGGATTGCGGCCCGACGATGACGACACGACGGTCGCGAGCGCCAACCTCGACACCCACGCCGACGACGTCGTGAGCCTCCTGGATCGCGCCCGGATCACCGACGCGACCCTGGTCGGGCACAGCTACGGCGGGATGGTGATCTCCGCCGCTGCCGACCGCGCGGGTGGCCGGGTCTCGCGTCTGGTTCACCTCGACGCCTACGTTCCGCGTGACGGCGAGTCGTGCTGGTCGTTGACCACCGAGGCCTACCGGCAGTCCTTCGTGGCCGGTGCGGCCGACACGGGCCACACCGTCCGCCCGCCCTTCCGCGCCCCGCACGGCGGCGATCCCCGCCGCCGGCCCCACCCGCTGGCCTCCCTCGTGCAAACGATCCGGCTCACCGGCGTCGTCGATCGCGTGCCCCGGCGCGACTTCGTCTACTGCTCCGGCTGGGAAGACGGCACCCCCTTCGCCGGACTCCGCGCCCGGCTCCAAGCCGATCCGGGCTGGCGCGTCCGTGACCTCCCGACCGCCCACAACGCGATGCGGGAGGCCCCGGGTGTCGTCGCCGAACTGCTGATCTGA
- the eccE gene encoding type VII secretion protein EccE: MAPPSRQRSGGINLGPLPVANLVLLEVGVAIGLVLLAINMEQLKFIAIGVAAVFLIFAFLRWGGRWFTQWLGLTLRYRFRSHDRVATPPPPSSLEELAAENTTVTGPDDARVNLLRLAVPDLVVAHGVDHERQQVGLAWNDGTWTAVLLVEPTPALITQAGGAPSLPLSALAPCLEDRGVVLDSIQMIWHSYPGSAALPSDSPALSSYMEVLGPLPAAARRTTWIAIRLDPRRCAEAIRERGGGVVGAHRALIGALSRVRNALESQGVPTRPLDPDELLRASISAAELTAVAGSSTKVTLQESWTGVTAAGIGHSSYAITSWPKGKITGSLDALTSVRALSATVAMSISPAADEGRIGLRGVVRVSARNPRELEAADQRLKSISERLDVDLTPLRGLQISAFAATLPIGGTA; encoded by the coding sequence ATGGCCCCGCCTTCGCGTCAGCGGTCCGGCGGCATCAACCTAGGCCCGCTGCCTGTGGCGAACCTCGTGCTCCTCGAGGTGGGTGTCGCGATCGGACTCGTGCTGCTCGCGATCAACATGGAGCAGCTGAAGTTCATCGCCATCGGCGTCGCCGCCGTTTTCCTCATCTTCGCGTTCCTGCGCTGGGGCGGGCGCTGGTTCACCCAGTGGCTCGGTCTCACGCTGCGCTACCGCTTCCGTTCGCACGACCGCGTCGCGACCCCGCCGCCGCCCAGCAGCCTCGAAGAGCTGGCCGCGGAGAACACCACGGTGACGGGCCCGGACGACGCGCGCGTGAACCTGCTGCGCCTGGCCGTGCCGGACCTCGTGGTGGCGCACGGCGTCGACCACGAGCGCCAGCAGGTCGGCCTCGCCTGGAACGACGGCACGTGGACGGCGGTGCTCCTCGTGGAGCCGACGCCCGCGCTGATCACCCAGGCCGGCGGTGCGCCGAGCCTGCCGCTGTCGGCGCTGGCGCCGTGCCTCGAGGACCGCGGTGTGGTGCTCGACTCGATCCAGATGATCTGGCACAGCTACCCGGGTTCCGCGGCGCTGCCGTCGGACTCGCCGGCGCTCAGTTCGTACATGGAGGTGCTCGGCCCGCTGCCCGCGGCGGCCCGGCGCACCACGTGGATCGCGATCCGCCTCGACCCGCGCCGCTGCGCGGAGGCGATCCGGGAACGCGGTGGCGGCGTTGTCGGCGCCCACCGCGCGCTGATCGGTGCGCTGTCGCGCGTGCGCAACGCGCTGGAGTCGCAGGGCGTGCCGACGCGGCCCCTGGACCCGGACGAGCTGCTGCGTGCCAGCATCTCCGCCGCGGAGCTCACGGCCGTGGCGGGTTCGTCGACGAAGGTCACGCTGCAGGAGAGCTGGACGGGCGTCACGGCGGCCGGCATCGGGCACTCCAGCTACGCGATCACGAGCTGGCCGAAGGGCAAGATCACCGGCAGCCTCGACGCGCTCACGAGTGTGCGCGCGCTGTCGGCCACGGTCGCCATGTCGATTTCCCCTGCCGCGGACGAGGGCCGTATCGGCCTGCGCGGCGTGGTGCGCGTGAGCGCCCGCAACCCGCGTGAGCTCGAGGCCGCCGACCAGCGGCTCAAGTCCATTTCGGAGCGGCTCGACGTCGACCTGACGCCGTTGCGGGGCCTGCAGATCTCCGCGTTCGCCGCGACCCTGCCGATCGGAGGTACGGCATGA
- the rpsK gene encoding 30S ribosomal protein S11: MPPKSRTAAGAKKVRRKEKKNVAHGHAHIKSTFNNTIVSITDPTGAVIAWASSGHVGFKGSRKSTPFAAQMAAENAARKAAEHGMKKVDVFVKGPGSGRETAIRSLQAAGLEVGTIQDVTPQPHNGCRPPKRRRV; this comes from the coding sequence ATGCCACCGAAGTCTCGTACTGCGGCGGGGGCCAAGAAGGTCCGCCGCAAGGAAAAGAAGAACGTTGCGCACGGTCACGCGCACATCAAGAGCACGTTCAACAACACCATCGTCTCGATCACGGACCCCACGGGCGCTGTGATCGCGTGGGCGTCGAGTGGTCACGTGGGCTTCAAGGGCTCGCGCAAGTCCACCCCGTTCGCCGCGCAGATGGCCGCCGAGAACGCCGCCCGCAAGGCTGCCGAGCACGGCATGAAGAAGGTCGACGTCTTCGTGAAGGGCCCGGGTTCGGGCCGCGAGACGGCGATCCGCTCGCTGCAGGCCGCCGGTCTCGAGGTCGGCACCATCCAGGACGTGACCCCGCAGCCTCACAACGGCTGCCGCCCGCCCAAGCGGCGCCGGGTCTGA
- a CDS encoding class I SAM-dependent methyltransferase, whose protein sequence is MGEHQDETRAAYDGVVELYASLFADRQLETMPFTRTMVRTFAELVAATGNSRVADIGCGPGHITAFLADQGLAARGLDLSPGMVEHARKSFPVLRFDEARTEALPLEDGSLGGVVAHYSLIHTPPAEVPALLAELTRVLAPGGLSLVSFFATDAPEPVRFDHKVAPAYSWPVDRFAELLADAGLAESARLVHDPRSERGFLDAHLLARR, encoded by the coding sequence ATGGGGGAGCACCAGGACGAGACCAGGGCGGCCTACGACGGCGTCGTCGAGCTGTACGCGTCGCTCTTCGCCGACCGGCAGCTGGAGACGATGCCGTTCACGCGGACCATGGTCCGCACCTTCGCCGAGCTGGTCGCCGCGACGGGCAACTCGCGCGTGGCCGACATCGGCTGCGGTCCTGGGCACATCACCGCGTTTCTGGCCGACCAGGGGCTGGCCGCCCGGGGCCTCGACCTGTCTCCTGGCATGGTCGAGCACGCCCGGAAGTCGTTCCCGGTGCTGCGCTTCGACGAGGCCCGGACGGAAGCCCTGCCGCTCGAGGACGGCTCCCTCGGCGGCGTGGTGGCCCACTACTCGCTGATCCACACCCCGCCGGCGGAAGTGCCCGCGCTGCTCGCCGAGCTGACGCGCGTCCTGGCCCCGGGCGGTCTGTCGCTGGTCTCGTTCTTCGCGACCGACGCACCGGAGCCGGTCCGCTTCGACCACAAGGTCGCACCCGCCTACAGCTGGCCGGTCGACCGCTTCGCCGAGCTGCTCGCAGACGCCGGCCTCGCCGAGTCCGCCCGCCTCGTCCACGACCCGCGGTCCGAGCGGGGTTTCCTCGACGCGCACCTGCTGGCCCGCCGCTAG
- the truA gene encoding tRNA pseudouridine(38-40) synthase TruA has translation MDVSYDGTDFSGWARQPGRRTVQAELEAALQRQPPGASVPKSVVVAGRTDAGVHATGQVVHVDVVPLEPGAPGRVPVDAHGIPDLTRMTGRWNKLMPADVRVLRARVAPAGFDARFSAIRRHYRYRVSDAPWGVDPLRRNDTLAWGRPLSTDAMNEAAADLLGLQDFAAYCKQREGGTTIRELQQLEWTRLDEHLLEVRVSADAFCHSMVRSLVGVLLMVGDGRRARSWPAEVLSSGKRDSAVAPAHGLTLTAVDYPPDAELAARAEQTRNVRSADDL, from the coding sequence TTGGACGTGTCCTACGACGGCACGGACTTTTCCGGCTGGGCCCGCCAGCCCGGCCGGCGCACCGTGCAGGCCGAGTTGGAAGCGGCCCTGCAGCGCCAGCCTCCGGGCGCGTCCGTGCCCAAGTCCGTGGTCGTCGCGGGCCGCACGGACGCCGGGGTGCACGCGACGGGTCAGGTCGTGCACGTGGACGTCGTCCCGCTGGAGCCCGGTGCTCCCGGCCGCGTGCCGGTTGACGCGCACGGCATCCCGGACCTCACGCGCATGACGGGCCGCTGGAACAAGCTGATGCCCGCAGACGTGCGCGTGCTCCGCGCCCGCGTCGCCCCTGCGGGCTTCGACGCCCGCTTCTCGGCCATCCGCCGCCACTACCGCTATCGCGTCTCAGACGCGCCGTGGGGCGTCGATCCGCTGCGTCGCAACGATACCCTCGCCTGGGGCCGTCCACTGTCGACGGACGCGATGAACGAGGCCGCCGCGGACCTGCTCGGCCTGCAGGACTTCGCCGCCTACTGCAAGCAGCGCGAGGGCGGCACCACGATCCGTGAGCTGCAGCAGCTGGAGTGGACCCGGCTCGACGAGCACCTGCTGGAAGTCCGCGTCTCCGCCGACGCCTTCTGTCACTCGATGGTCCGCAGCCTCGTCGGTGTGCTGCTGATGGTCGGCGACGGCCGCCGCGCCCGCTCCTGGCCCGCCGAGGTCCTCTCCAGCGGCAAGCGGGACAGCGCCGTCGCGCCGGCCCACGGCCTCACGCTCACCGCCGTGGACTACCCGCCGGACGCAGAACTCGCCGCGCGCGCCGAGCAGACGCGCAACGTCCGCTCCGCCGACGACCTGTAG
- the rpmJ gene encoding 50S ribosomal protein L36, with amino-acid sequence MKVQPSVKKICDKCKVIRRHGRIMVICENLRHKQRQG; translated from the coding sequence GTGAAGGTCCAGCCGAGCGTCAAGAAGATCTGCGACAAGTGCAAGGTGATCCGCCGCCACGGACGGATCATGGTGATCTGCGAGAACCTGCGTCACAAGCAGCGTCAGGGCTGA